The following are encoded in a window of Alphaproteobacteria bacterium genomic DNA:
- a CDS encoding 30S ribosomal protein S21 — MLQVLVKDNNVEFALKTLKRKMQREGVFRSLKLKRFFEKPCDKSKRKLEESFKRKRKIQYKFDVKL; from the coding sequence TTGTTACAAGTATTAGTAAAAGATAATAATGTAGAATTTGCATTAAAGACTTTAAAAAGAAAAATGCAGAGAGAAGGAGTTTTTAGATCATTAAAACTAAAAAGGTTTTTTGAAAAACCTTGCGACAAAAGCAAAAGAAAATTAGAAGAATCTTTCAAGCGTAAAAGAAAGATCCAATATAAATTTGATGTGAAGTTATAA